One window of the Nocardioides jiangxiensis genome contains the following:
- a CDS encoding DUF3352 domain-containing protein, producing the protein MTDTPAPRPARRKGLALGVGGAVLAVAAVGGGVWGYKVFYGQGDQPAQALPAKGLLGYMAIDMSPNGEQLLAARSTLKKFPGIADEIKLGGKDDIRKELFDKLKGDGDGCGDLDDYDKDVKPWLGDRLAVAALDEGEGKEPAEVVVLQTKDHAKAKAAESAILSCMGQDLDPSEERLSAAFSGDWLVVAQGDGKAESVVKAAAKGSLADDDSYATWTDAAGDPGIITAYGSKLGYQRMIDFMTADSSMKIPDAVADEAKKFAGAGLVGRFRDGGLEIELASKAGGKVATSGDIVSSLPKSTVAAFGVGLPDGWRDTVEKFYGPVLEDEAGVSLKQAEEMLTQQTGLTFDDVETLLGKGLTVSVDSGLSGDAFEQMDPTALPVGIKIKGDPDKIEKVVEKVRATFGAQGMPSGFIVSKESGDYEILSVNPKYADKLASERGLGDTETFKKLVPNASDSVSSFFLDFDAQNWLDDLFKDLDAPKDVRDNVAPLSGIGLSSWKDGDKAHVLIKVATD; encoded by the coding sequence ATGACTGATACTCCCGCTCCACGTCCCGCCCGTCGCAAGGGTCTGGCGCTCGGCGTCGGCGGCGCCGTGCTCGCTGTCGCTGCCGTCGGTGGCGGTGTCTGGGGCTACAAGGTCTTCTACGGCCAGGGCGACCAGCCGGCCCAGGCCCTTCCGGCGAAGGGCCTGCTCGGCTACATGGCCATCGACATGAGCCCCAACGGCGAGCAGCTGCTCGCCGCCCGGAGCACGCTGAAGAAGTTCCCCGGCATCGCCGACGAGATCAAGCTCGGCGGCAAGGACGACATCCGCAAGGAGCTCTTCGACAAGCTCAAGGGTGACGGCGACGGCTGCGGGGACCTCGACGACTACGACAAGGACGTCAAGCCGTGGCTCGGCGACCGCCTTGCCGTTGCCGCCCTCGACGAGGGTGAGGGCAAGGAGCCCGCCGAGGTCGTCGTGCTCCAGACGAAGGACCACGCGAAGGCCAAGGCCGCGGAGTCGGCGATCCTCTCCTGCATGGGCCAGGACCTCGACCCGTCCGAGGAGCGGCTGTCCGCGGCGTTCTCGGGTGACTGGCTCGTGGTCGCGCAGGGTGATGGCAAGGCGGAGTCCGTGGTCAAGGCCGCCGCCAAGGGTTCCCTGGCCGATGACGACAGCTACGCGACCTGGACGGATGCGGCAGGCGACCCGGGCATCATCACCGCCTACGGCTCGAAGCTCGGCTACCAGCGCATGATCGACTTCATGACCGCCGACTCGTCGATGAAGATCCCGGACGCCGTGGCCGACGAGGCGAAGAAGTTCGCCGGTGCCGGTCTGGTCGGCCGTTTCCGCGACGGTGGCCTGGAGATCGAGCTGGCGAGCAAGGCCGGCGGGAAGGTGGCGACCTCCGGCGACATCGTCTCCTCGCTGCCGAAGTCCACCGTGGCCGCCTTCGGGGTCGGTCTGCCGGACGGATGGCGCGACACGGTCGAGAAGTTCTACGGACCCGTGCTCGAGGACGAGGCGGGCGTGAGCCTGAAGCAGGCCGAGGAGATGCTGACCCAGCAGACCGGCCTGACCTTCGATGACGTGGAGACGCTGCTCGGCAAGGGCCTCACGGTCTCGGTGGACTCCGGCCTCAGCGGCGACGCGTTCGAGCAGATGGACCCGACGGCCCTGCCGGTGGGCATCAAGATCAAGGGCGACCCCGACAAGATCGAGAAGGTCGTCGAGAAGGTCCGCGCGACGTTCGGCGCGCAGGGCATGCCGAGCGGATTCATCGTCAGCAAGGAGAGCGGCGACTACGAGATCCTCAGCGTCAACCCGAAGTACGCCGACAAGCTGGCCAGCGAGCGCGGCCTGGGTGACACCGAGACGTTCAAGAAGCTCGTCCCGAACGCCTCGGACTCCGTCAGCAGCTTCTTCCTGGACTTCGACGCCCAGAACTGGCTCGACGACCTGTTCAAGGACCTCGACGCGCCGAAGGACGTCCGCGACAACGTCGCCCCGCTGAGCGGCATCGGCCTCTCGTCCTGGAAGGACGGCGACAAGGCACACGTCCTGATCAAGGTCGCCACCGACTGA
- a CDS encoding LON peptidase substrate-binding domain-containing protein, translating into MSRTLPLFPLNTVVFPGMTVPLHIFEERYRTLVEELLEVPDPAQRVFGTVAIREGFEVGDAHGAQSLFRVGCVLQLGEAERNPDGTFEIVAVGRGRLRLSSILTDRPYPAGVVEVLGDDHDDVVAPELVERARSLFERYRGHLSQLHGEDVLTGSLPRDPAYLSWTLAATTLLPLPDRQSLLEADDTHLRLAMITRLLREEMRAMDVVPSLPAVDVARTGWSPN; encoded by the coding sequence ATGTCCCGGACGCTGCCGTTGTTCCCGCTGAACACCGTCGTCTTCCCCGGCATGACCGTGCCCCTCCACATCTTCGAGGAGCGCTACCGCACGCTGGTCGAGGAGCTGCTCGAGGTGCCCGACCCCGCCCAGCGGGTCTTCGGCACGGTCGCCATCCGCGAGGGCTTCGAGGTCGGCGACGCGCACGGTGCCCAGTCGCTCTTCCGGGTCGGCTGCGTGCTCCAGCTCGGCGAGGCCGAGCGCAACCCCGACGGAACCTTCGAGATCGTCGCCGTCGGCCGCGGCCGGCTCCGGCTCTCCTCCATCCTCACCGACCGCCCCTACCCTGCGGGCGTCGTCGAGGTGCTCGGTGACGACCACGACGACGTCGTCGCGCCCGAGCTCGTCGAGCGAGCGAGGAGCCTGTTCGAGCGCTACCGGGGGCACCTGTCGCAGCTGCACGGCGAGGACGTGCTGACCGGCTCCCTCCCGCGGGACCCGGCGTACCTCTCGTGGACGCTGGCCGCGACCACCCTGCTCCCCCTCCCGGACCGCCAGTCGCTGCTGGAGGCCGACGACACCCATCTGCGCCTGGCGATGATCACCCGCCTCCTCCGTGAGGAGATGCGCGCGATGGACGTCGTCCCGTCGCTGCCGGCCGTCGATGTCGCACGGACCGGCTGGTCCCCCAACTAG
- the hisD gene encoding histidinol dehydrogenase, protein MIRRIDLRGESPNADYSRAVPRAAFDVEHAVEIVRPICEDVRDRGVAAIVEYSAKFDGVEQTDVRVPVEKLQEALANLDPAVRAGLEESIRRLRITCEAEIEHDVRTELGAGATVTHRMIPVNRVGLYVPGGLAPLISSVVMNVVPAQVAGVKSIALTSTPQKEFGGLPHPSIMAACALLGVDEVYAVGGAQAIAMYAYGAGECRKVDLVTGPGNIYVVSAKRLLKGQVGIDSEAGPTEIGILADETAVASYVAADLMSQAEHDPLASSVLVTPSEALAAAVEAELEVQVAATKHQERITTALSGEQSAIVLVDDLEQGLAVVDAYAAEHLEIQTENAAELAARVTNAGAIFVGNHAPVSLGDYCAGSNHVLPTAGCACHSSGLSVRSFLKAVHVIDYSRAALAEVADHVVTLAEAEDLPGHAAAVRVRFETES, encoded by the coding sequence ATGATCCGCCGCATCGACCTCCGGGGCGAGAGCCCGAACGCCGACTACAGCCGCGCCGTGCCGCGTGCTGCCTTCGACGTGGAGCATGCGGTGGAGATCGTGCGCCCGATCTGCGAGGACGTCCGCGACCGCGGTGTCGCCGCCATCGTGGAGTACTCCGCGAAGTTCGACGGCGTGGAGCAGACCGACGTGCGGGTGCCCGTCGAGAAGCTGCAGGAGGCGCTCGCCAATCTCGACCCGGCCGTCCGGGCGGGCCTCGAGGAGTCCATCCGCCGCCTGCGGATCACGTGCGAGGCGGAGATCGAGCACGACGTCCGCACCGAGCTCGGCGCCGGCGCGACCGTCACGCACCGGATGATCCCGGTCAACCGGGTGGGCCTCTACGTGCCCGGCGGGCTGGCCCCGCTGATCTCCAGCGTCGTCATGAACGTCGTCCCGGCCCAGGTCGCGGGCGTGAAGTCGATCGCGCTGACCTCGACCCCGCAGAAGGAGTTCGGCGGCCTGCCGCACCCCTCGATCATGGCAGCGTGCGCGCTGCTCGGCGTCGACGAGGTCTACGCCGTCGGCGGCGCCCAGGCGATCGCCATGTACGCCTACGGTGCGGGGGAGTGCCGCAAGGTCGACCTCGTGACCGGTCCGGGCAACATCTACGTCGTCTCCGCCAAGCGCCTGCTCAAGGGGCAGGTCGGCATCGACTCCGAGGCCGGCCCGACCGAGATCGGCATCCTGGCCGACGAGACCGCGGTGGCGTCGTACGTCGCGGCGGACCTGATGTCGCAGGCCGAGCACGACCCGCTCGCGTCGTCCGTCCTCGTGACGCCGAGCGAGGCGCTGGCGGCTGCCGTCGAGGCGGAGCTCGAGGTGCAGGTCGCCGCGACCAAGCACCAGGAGCGGATCACGACCGCGCTCTCCGGCGAGCAGTCCGCGATCGTGCTCGTCGACGACCTCGAGCAGGGCCTCGCCGTCGTCGACGCGTACGCCGCGGAGCACCTCGAGATCCAGACGGAGAACGCCGCCGAGCTCGCCGCCCGGGTGACCAACGCCGGTGCGATCTTCGTCGGCAACCACGCGCCGGTCTCGCTGGGCGACTACTGCGCGGGCTCCAACCACGTGCTGCCGACGGCAGGCTGCGCCTGCCACAGCTCGGGTCTGTCCGTGCGCTCCTTCCTCAAGGCCGTGCACGTCATCGACTACAGCCGTGCCGCGCTCGCCGAGGTCGCCGACCACGTCGTCACGCTCGCCGAGGCCGAGGACCTTCCCGGCCACGCTGCCGCGGTCCGCGTGCGCTTCGAGACGGAGTCCTGA
- a CDS encoding histidinol-phosphate transaminase has protein sequence MTFPPIRPELAGIAPYGAPQLDVPVQLNVNENPYGPSEACLDDIAAAVREAARDLNRYPDREFSALREGLAAYLNTDGGVGLTADNIWAANGSNEVMLQLLQAFGGPGRTAVSFAPTYSMYPEYARDTHTTWVAGKRREDFALDIDAAVALIEAERPHVVLLPSPNNPTGTALPHDAISVLCEALGDEGLLVVDEAYGEFRREGTPSALELLPVHRNLVVSRTMSKAFAGAGLRLGYLAADRAVLDAIRVVRLPYHLSAVTQATALAALRHAEDLLGKVDELRKERDETVGWLREKGLQVADSDANFALFGTFADRHAVWQGLLDRGVLIRETGPDGWLRVSIGTADEMNAFKNALTEVMKEQA, from the coding sequence ATGACCTTCCCTCCGATCCGGCCCGAGCTGGCCGGTATCGCGCCCTACGGTGCGCCGCAGCTCGACGTACCCGTGCAGCTCAACGTCAACGAGAACCCCTACGGCCCGTCCGAGGCGTGCCTCGACGACATCGCCGCAGCGGTCCGCGAGGCAGCCCGCGACCTCAACCGCTACCCGGACCGTGAGTTCAGCGCGCTGCGCGAGGGGCTCGCGGCGTACCTCAACACCGATGGCGGCGTCGGCCTGACCGCCGACAACATCTGGGCGGCCAACGGCTCCAACGAGGTCATGCTGCAGCTGCTGCAGGCCTTCGGTGGGCCGGGGCGCACGGCGGTCAGCTTCGCGCCGACCTACTCGATGTATCCGGAGTACGCCCGTGACACCCACACCACGTGGGTGGCTGGCAAGCGCCGTGAGGACTTCGCCCTCGACATCGACGCGGCCGTGGCGCTGATCGAGGCGGAGCGCCCGCACGTCGTCCTGCTGCCGAGCCCCAACAACCCGACCGGCACCGCGCTCCCGCACGACGCCATCTCGGTGCTCTGCGAGGCGCTCGGTGACGAGGGGCTGCTCGTGGTGGACGAGGCGTACGGCGAGTTCCGCCGCGAGGGCACCCCCAGTGCCCTCGAGCTGCTGCCCGTGCACCGCAACCTCGTCGTCTCCCGGACGATGAGCAAGGCCTTCGCGGGGGCCGGTCTGCGGCTCGGCTACCTCGCTGCGGACCGGGCCGTCCTCGACGCCATCCGCGTCGTGCGGCTGCCGTACCACCTCTCCGCCGTGACCCAGGCGACCGCCCTCGCGGCGCTGCGCCACGCCGAGGACCTGCTCGGCAAGGTCGACGAGCTCCGCAAGGAGCGCGACGAAACCGTAGGGTGGCTCCGCGAAAAGGGGTTGCAGGTCGCCGACAGCGATGCGAACTTCGCCCTGTTCGGCACCTTCGCTGACCGTCACGCGGTCTGGCAGGGGCTGCTGGACCGCGGCGTCCTGATCCGGGAGACCGGACCGGACGGCTGGCTGCGCGTGTCGATCGGCACGGCGGACGAGATGAACGCATTCAAGAACGCACTGACCGAGGTCATGAAGGAGCAGGCATGA
- the hisB gene encoding imidazoleglycerol-phosphate dehydratase HisB, translating into MSRTATITRETKESKVHVEVDLDGTGKASISTGVGFYDHMLNSFARHSLVDLVVHTVGDTHIDAHHTVEDTAIVLGQALAEAMGDKKGTRRFGDATVPLDEALVQAVVDISGRPYCVCTGEPEGQIYVQIGNDGYVGSLTRHVFETIAFQAQIALHVRVLAGRDPHHLVETQFKAFARAFRDAIALDPRETGIPSTKGVI; encoded by the coding sequence ATGAGCCGCACCGCCACCATCACCCGTGAGACCAAGGAGTCCAAGGTCCACGTCGAGGTCGACCTCGACGGCACGGGCAAGGCCTCCATCTCCACGGGCGTGGGCTTCTACGACCACATGCTCAACTCGTTCGCGCGCCACTCGCTGGTCGACCTCGTCGTCCACACCGTCGGCGACACCCACATCGACGCCCACCACACCGTCGAGGACACCGCGATCGTGCTGGGTCAGGCGCTCGCGGAGGCGATGGGCGACAAGAAGGGCACCCGTCGCTTCGGTGACGCGACCGTGCCGCTCGACGAGGCGCTCGTGCAGGCCGTCGTCGACATCTCGGGCCGCCCCTACTGCGTGTGCACGGGTGAGCCCGAGGGCCAGATCTACGTCCAGATCGGCAACGACGGGTACGTCGGCTCGCTGACCCGTCACGTCTTCGAGACGATCGCGTTCCAGGCGCAGATCGCGCTCCACGTCCGCGTCCTCGCGGGTCGCGACCCGCACCACCTGGTCGAGACCCAGTTCAAGGCCTTCGCGCGGGCCTTCCGCGACGCGATCGCCCTCGACCCGCGCGAGACCGGCATCCCCTCGACCAAGGGCGTCATCTGA
- the hisH gene encoding imidazole glycerol phosphate synthase subunit HisH, with protein sequence MSQPSVAVLDYGSGNLRSAVRAVERAGADVTLTSDFDTALEADGLLVPGVGAYAACMAGLREIKGDRIIGRRLAGGRPVLGICVGMQILFARGVEHGVETDGCDEWPGVVERIQAPVVPHMGWNTVDVAEGSALFAGVEGERFYFVHSYGVREWTLETNDRTKAPLVTWAEHGGDRFVAAVENGPLWATQFHPEKSGDAGARLLRNWISTL encoded by the coding sequence ATGAGCCAGCCCTCTGTCGCCGTCCTCGACTACGGGTCCGGCAACCTCCGCTCCGCTGTGCGTGCGGTCGAGCGCGCCGGCGCCGACGTCACGCTGACCTCCGACTTCGACACCGCGCTCGAGGCCGACGGCCTGCTCGTTCCCGGCGTCGGCGCGTACGCCGCGTGCATGGCCGGACTGCGCGAGATCAAGGGTGACCGGATCATCGGCCGTCGCCTCGCCGGAGGCCGTCCGGTGCTCGGCATCTGCGTCGGCATGCAGATCCTCTTCGCGCGCGGCGTCGAGCACGGCGTCGAGACCGACGGCTGCGACGAGTGGCCCGGAGTCGTCGAGCGGATCCAGGCGCCCGTCGTCCCCCACATGGGGTGGAACACCGTCGATGTCGCCGAGGGGTCCGCGCTGTTCGCCGGTGTCGAGGGAGAGCGCTTCTACTTCGTGCACTCCTACGGGGTCCGCGAGTGGACGCTGGAGACCAACGACCGCACCAAGGCGCCCCTGGTCACCTGGGCGGAGCACGGCGGCGACCGTTTCGTGGCAGCTGTCGAGAACGGTCCGCTGTGGGCCACGCAGTTCCACCCGGAGAAGTCCGGCGACGCCGGCGCCCGGCTCCTGCGCAACTGGATCAGCACCCTCTGA
- a CDS encoding zinc ribbon domain-containing protein encodes MTTTRLDTDEIESTRTEKFLAVILTVFLLVGGIWMYLKIGDWIESDDPYSSMTAQQHAIVKTAEDASIAADQAMRQQETATTALDKARADYEVALQAGDPVAGLKRDYEVAQRQYDVAAAAAASAQARSEKAQDAANQVYQDVEDRADRIHDARGWVIAGLRLLFVGGWIAASFGFVRRLRHAESRYLPLGFATVAAGAVLSIVLAGDYVFDYINPLDLGPIVIAAFGAAVTVLTFVAVQRRLVARIPGRRTRKGECPFCGYPVRDHGPHCEGCGREVIAACATCDQPRRVGTPHCATCGAR; translated from the coding sequence ATGACCACCACGCGCCTCGACACCGACGAGATCGAGTCGACCCGGACCGAGAAGTTCCTCGCCGTCATCCTCACCGTCTTCCTGCTCGTGGGCGGCATCTGGATGTACCTGAAGATCGGCGACTGGATCGAGTCAGATGACCCGTACTCCTCGATGACGGCGCAGCAGCACGCCATCGTGAAGACCGCCGAGGACGCCTCGATCGCAGCCGACCAGGCGATGCGCCAGCAGGAGACGGCCACGACCGCCCTCGACAAGGCGCGCGCCGACTACGAGGTCGCCCTCCAGGCCGGTGATCCGGTCGCCGGCCTGAAGCGGGACTACGAGGTGGCCCAGCGGCAGTACGACGTCGCCGCCGCTGCCGCCGCGTCCGCCCAGGCCCGGAGCGAGAAGGCCCAGGACGCCGCCAACCAGGTCTACCAGGACGTCGAGGACCGGGCGGACCGGATCCACGACGCGCGGGGCTGGGTCATCGCGGGCCTGCGTCTGCTCTTCGTCGGCGGCTGGATCGCGGCGTCGTTCGGCTTCGTCCGCCGGCTGCGGCACGCGGAGTCCCGCTACCTCCCGCTCGGCTTCGCCACGGTCGCGGCCGGAGCGGTCCTGAGCATCGTCCTCGCCGGCGACTACGTCTTCGACTACATCAACCCGCTCGACCTCGGGCCGATCGTCATCGCGGCCTTCGGCGCCGCGGTGACCGTGCTGACCTTCGTGGCGGTGCAGCGACGCCTCGTGGCGCGCATCCCCGGTCGACGTACCCGCAAGGGCGAGTGCCCGTTCTGCGGCTACCCCGTGCGCGACCACGGCCCGCACTGCGAGGGCTGCGGGCGCGAGGTCATCGCCGCGTGCGCGACCTGCGACCAGCCGCGACGCGTCGGCACGCCGCACTGCGCGACGTGCGGTGCACGCTGA
- a CDS encoding helix-turn-helix domain-containing protein yields MRTLPEDSDFYAGIARQVGEQRTLRGLSQRELAELCGTTQSAIARLESGVRPPRLDTLLRLAAALDCDLEVTLRPRTRPHTARRTP; encoded by the coding sequence ATGCGGACCCTTCCGGAGGACAGCGACTTCTACGCCGGCATCGCCCGGCAGGTCGGCGAGCAACGCACCCTGCGGGGGCTGTCCCAGCGCGAGCTCGCCGAGCTCTGCGGCACCACCCAGTCCGCCATCGCTCGGCTCGAGTCGGGGGTCCGACCCCCGCGGCTGGACACGCTGCTGCGCCTCGCCGCCGCCCTCGACTGCGACCTGGAGGTCACCCTCCGCCCCCGCACCCGACCCCACACCGCCAGGAGGACCCCATGA
- a CDS encoding alpha/beta fold hydrolase: MATYVLVHGFWLGGDSWDAVLPPLEAAGHDVVALSLPASPGTTFAEHLAAVTDAIRTASGPVVLVGSSAAGKHVLAASGELPERILATVYVDALPQPTTTSDEHDGDVIAFDWDLLTEQEQRDLTDEQRAWIEQTAVSYPAQVTRDGWELDPRAYEVPALVVGTGFDEATLGEWRRQWPASFTVIDALADLRWAWLPTSHWPQLTRPAELAGLLLATVPA; encoded by the coding sequence ATGGCGACCTATGTACTCGTGCACGGCTTCTGGCTCGGTGGCGACTCCTGGGACGCGGTGCTGCCGCCGCTCGAGGCGGCGGGCCACGACGTCGTCGCGCTGAGCCTCCCCGCCAGTCCGGGCACCACCTTCGCCGAGCACCTCGCGGCCGTCACGGACGCGATCCGGACCGCCTCCGGGCCGGTGGTGCTCGTGGGCAGCAGTGCCGCAGGCAAGCACGTGCTGGCCGCCTCCGGTGAGCTGCCGGAGCGGATCCTGGCGACGGTCTACGTCGACGCGCTTCCCCAGCCGACGACGACGTCGGACGAGCACGACGGAGACGTCATCGCGTTCGACTGGGACCTGCTCACGGAGCAGGAGCAGCGCGACCTCACCGACGAGCAGCGCGCCTGGATCGAGCAGACGGCGGTTTCCTATCCGGCGCAGGTGACACGCGACGGCTGGGAGCTGGACCCGCGTGCGTACGAGGTGCCGGCCCTGGTCGTCGGCACCGGCTTCGACGAGGCCACGCTGGGGGAGTGGCGGAGGCAGTGGCCGGCGTCCTTCACGGTCATCGATGCCCTCGCCGACCTGCGCTGGGCGTGGCTGCCGACGAGCCACTGGCCGCAGCTGACCCGGCCCGCCGAGCTGGCCGGTCTCCTGCTCGCGACGGTGCCCGCCTGA
- the priA gene encoding bifunctional 1-(5-phosphoribosyl)-5-((5-phosphoribosylamino)methylideneamino)imidazole-4-carboxamide isomerase/phosphoribosylanthranilate isomerase PriA, whose product MSDYLELLPAVDIKGGQAVQLVQGVDGSEKVFGDPIEAALRWQEAGAEWLHLVDLDAAFGVGQNRELQAEIVGRLDIKVEMSGGIRDDESLEAAMATGCRRVNIGTAALEQPEWCAKAIATWGDRVAIGLDVRGTTLAARGWTRDGGDLWETLARLDSEGCARYVVTDVNKDGMLQGPNLQLLRDVASRTDRPIVASGGVTTLDDIRALMTLVGEGVEGAIAGTALYTGQFTLEDALALTKGTL is encoded by the coding sequence ATGAGCGACTACCTCGAGCTGCTGCCCGCCGTCGACATCAAGGGCGGGCAGGCCGTCCAGCTGGTGCAGGGCGTGGACGGGTCCGAGAAGGTCTTCGGCGACCCGATCGAAGCCGCGCTGCGCTGGCAGGAGGCGGGGGCCGAGTGGCTGCACCTCGTCGACCTCGACGCGGCGTTCGGCGTCGGGCAGAACCGCGAGCTCCAGGCCGAGATCGTCGGCCGCCTCGACATCAAGGTCGAGATGTCCGGCGGCATCCGGGACGACGAGTCCCTCGAGGCCGCCATGGCCACGGGCTGCCGCCGCGTCAACATCGGCACCGCCGCGCTGGAGCAGCCGGAGTGGTGTGCGAAGGCGATCGCCACGTGGGGCGACCGCGTCGCCATCGGCCTGGACGTCCGGGGCACCACGCTGGCCGCCCGGGGCTGGACGCGCGACGGCGGCGACCTGTGGGAGACGCTGGCCCGCCTGGACTCCGAGGGTTGCGCCCGCTACGTCGTCACCGACGTCAACAAGGACGGCATGCTCCAGGGCCCGAACCTCCAGCTCCTGCGTGATGTCGCCTCCCGCACCGACCGTCCGATCGTGGCCTCGGGCGGCGTGACGACGCTCGACGACATCCGGGCGCTCATGACGCTGGTCGGCGAGGGTGTCGAGGGTGCCATCGCGGGCACTGCGCTCTACACCGGCCAGTTCACGCTCGAGGACGCGCTGGCGCTGACCAAGGGCACTCTGTGA
- the hisF gene encoding imidazole glycerol phosphate synthase subunit HisF, with translation MSLAVRVIPCLDVDGGRVVKGINFKDLRDAGDPVELARTYDAEGADELTFLDISASTDARATTMEVVSKVAEEVFIPLTVGGGVRTVADVDRLLRAGADKVGVNTAAIARPEVLAEIADRFGNQVLVLSVDARRVTGGTRTESGFEVTTHGGRQGTGIDAVGWATRAADLGAGEILLNSMDADGTRDGFDLELIRLVRAAVDIPVIASGGAGAVEHFAPAVDAGADAVLAASVFHFGTLRIGEVKAGLAAAGHPVR, from the coding sequence GTGAGCCTCGCCGTCCGCGTCATCCCCTGCCTGGACGTCGATGGCGGCCGGGTGGTCAAGGGCATCAACTTCAAGGACCTGCGCGACGCCGGTGACCCCGTGGAGCTGGCCCGCACGTACGACGCCGAGGGCGCCGACGAGCTCACCTTCCTCGACATCTCCGCGTCGACGGATGCCCGCGCGACGACCATGGAGGTCGTCTCCAAGGTAGCCGAGGAGGTCTTCATCCCGCTGACCGTCGGTGGCGGTGTCCGCACGGTCGCCGATGTCGACCGCCTGCTCCGGGCGGGCGCGGACAAGGTGGGGGTCAACACCGCCGCGATCGCGCGTCCCGAGGTGCTGGCGGAGATCGCCGACCGCTTCGGCAACCAGGTGCTGGTTCTCTCCGTCGACGCACGGCGCGTGACGGGTGGGACCCGCACCGAGTCCGGCTTCGAGGTGACCACCCACGGCGGTCGCCAGGGCACCGGCATCGACGCCGTGGGCTGGGCGACCAGGGCTGCTGACCTCGGTGCCGGCGAGATCCTGCTCAACTCGATGGACGCCGACGGCACGCGCGACGGCTTCGACCTCGAGCTGATCCGCCTGGTCCGGGCCGCGGTCGACATCCCGGTGATCGCCTCCGGCGGAGCGGGTGCGGTCGAGCACTTCGCGCCGGCTGTCGACGCGGGCGCTGACGCCGTCCTGGCGGCCAGCGTCTTCCACTTCGGCACGCTGCGCATCGGTGAGGTCAAGGCCGGTCTCGCAGCGGCGGGTCACCCCGTCCGCTGA
- a CDS encoding matrixin family metalloprotease, protein MKRSALALAACLPLVSGLLLQAPAHAATSTTVTATLSSSTVKVGSTTTISGTASGPAGRDVRLDVRIASGWRTLTTSTTSSTGAYRMAAPSQWIGGHDLRVVAPASGDAASGWTGARTLTVKPGWTPSGSSSDWRWLATDGDHPRYNPCRAITWKFNRNGGYAASLDDVQGAFRRLAQATGLTFAYKGTTSVVPASGQYDRSVAITVGFVSSLSGTVAGRGGGTWSIHDGYEEMLHGTLALDRSEHLRTGFTTSGEATWGQIMEHELGHVLGLGHAAGSSQLMYGSATSRNHLMGAGDLSAFRAVGLQAGCIPHAQRTV, encoded by the coding sequence ATGAAGCGCTCCGCCCTCGCCCTCGCGGCTTGTCTCCCCCTCGTGTCGGGCCTGCTCCTCCAGGCGCCCGCCCACGCGGCGACGAGCACGACGGTGACGGCGACGCTCTCCTCCTCGACGGTCAAGGTCGGCAGCACCACGACCATCTCGGGCACCGCCTCGGGCCCCGCCGGGCGCGACGTCCGGCTCGACGTCAGGATCGCCTCCGGATGGCGCACCCTCACCACGTCCACCACCTCGAGCACCGGCGCCTACCGCATGGCGGCACCGAGCCAGTGGATCGGCGGGCACGACCTCCGGGTCGTGGCTCCCGCCTCAGGGGACGCCGCGTCCGGGTGGACGGGAGCACGCACCCTCACGGTGAAGCCGGGCTGGACCCCGTCGGGGTCGAGCAGCGACTGGCGCTGGCTGGCCACCGACGGTGACCACCCGCGGTACAACCCCTGCCGCGCCATCACCTGGAAGTTCAACCGCAACGGCGGCTACGCGGCGTCCCTCGACGACGTCCAGGGTGCGTTCCGCCGACTGGCCCAGGCCACCGGCCTGACGTTCGCCTACAAGGGCACGACCAGTGTGGTTCCCGCATCGGGGCAGTACGACCGGAGCGTCGCGATCACCGTCGGGTTCGTGTCGTCGCTGAGCGGCACCGTCGCGGGTCGCGGCGGCGGCACCTGGTCGATCCACGACGGCTACGAGGAGATGCTGCACGGCACCCTCGCCCTCGACCGCTCCGAGCACCTCCGCACCGGCTTCACGACCTCCGGGGAGGCCACGTGGGGCCAGATCATGGAGCACGAGCTCGGTCACGTGCTCGGCCTCGGGCACGCGGCGGGCAGCAGCCAGCTGATGTACGGCTCGGCCACGTCGCGCAACCACCTGATGGGGGCCGGAGACCTCAGCGCCTTCCGTGCCGTGGGCTTGCAGGCCGGCTGCATCCCCCACGCTCAGCGGACCGTCTGA